A genomic segment from Chiroxiphia lanceolata isolate bChiLan1 chromosome 27, bChiLan1.pri, whole genome shotgun sequence encodes:
- the LINGO3 gene encoding leucine-rich repeat and immunoglobulin-like domain-containing nogo receptor-interacting protein 3 isoform X1: MGHGSRADGSEPLEMLHTMTCWLPVLALHVVLLSPPWVGSCPARCECAPHLKSVVCHRKRLTSIPEGIPTETRILELNKNRIRCLNPGDLSPYPLLEELDFSENIISNVEPGAFSNLFNLQTLRLRGNQLKLIPPGVFTKLTNLTLLDISENKLVILLDYMFQDLRNLKSLEVGDNDLVYISQRAFSGLLGLEQLTIEKCNLTSISAESLSYLQNLEVLRLRHLSISALEDQNFKKLYNLLQLEIDNWPLLEEVSPTSFQGLNLTSLSITYTNITAVPAAALRNLVYLRYLNLSYNPISTVLKGSFKDLIRLQELHIVGALLVSIEPQAFSGLRQIRLLNLSSNFLSTLEESTFHSVNTLETLRVDRNPLACDCRLLWVLQRRKTLNFDGQQPMCSSPPEIQGNALRDFPDSVLFEYFTCQKPKIRDRKLQHVTAREGQSVSFLCRADGEPEPSIAWVSPQHRMITTRSTGRATVLPGGTLEIRFAQVQDSGTYICIASNAGGNDTYFATLTVKGRPVDGAHRANRTLYLSDFNDTFYNDTQVFLKFTLDLKTILVSTAMGCITFLGVVLFCFLLLFVWSRGRGQHKNNFSVEYSFRKVDGPTTTTGQGGARKFNMKMI, translated from the coding sequence GCTCACGGGCGGATGGTAGTGAGCCCCTAGAGATGCTCCACACAATGACATGTTGGCTCCcagtcctggccctgcacgTGGTCCTGCTGAGCCCCCCGTGGGTGGGATCCTGCCCCGCCCGCTGCGAGTGCGCCCCGCACCTCAAATCCGTGGTGTGCCACCGCAAGCGCCTCACCTCCATCCCCGAGGGCATCCCCACCGAGACCAGGATCCTGGAGCTCAACAAGAACCGCATCCGCTGCCTCAACCCCGGGGACCTGTCCCCGTACCcgctgctggaggagctggattTCAGCGAGAACATCATCTCCAATGTGGAGCCCGGAGCCTTCAGCAACCTGTTCAACCTGCAGACCCTGCGGCTGCGGGGGAACCAGCTCAAGCTCATCCCCCCTGGGGTCTTCACCAAGCTGACCAACCTCACCCTCCTGGACATCAGCGAGAACAAGCTCGTCATCCTGCTGGACTACATGTTCCAGGACCTGCGGAACCTGAAGAGCCTGGAGGTGGGTGACAACGACCTGGTGTACATCTCCCAGCGCGCCTTCTCGGGGCTACtgggcctggagcagctgaCCATCGAGAAGTGCAACCTGACCTCCATCTCGGCCGAGTCGCTCTCCTACCTCCAGAACCTGGAGGTGCTGCGGCTCCGCCACCTCAGCATCTCTGCGCTGGAGGACCAGAACTTCAAGAAGCTCTACaacctcctgcagctggagattGACAACTGGCCACTGCTGGAAGAGGTCTCCCCCACCAGCTTCCAGGGCCTGAACCTCACCTCGCTCTCCATCACCTACACCAACATCACGGCCGTGCCCGCCGCCGCCTTGAGGAACCTGGTGTACCTGCGGTACCTCAACCTGTCCTACAACCCCATTAGCACTGTGCTGAAGGGCTCCTTTAAGGACCTCATCCggctccaggagctccacatCGTGGGTGCCCTCCTGGTGTCCATAGAGCCGCAGGCTTTCTCTGGCCTGAGACAGATCCGGCTGCTCAACCTCTCCAGCAACTTCCTGTCCACGCTGGAGGAGAGCACCTTCCACTCGGTCAACACACTGGAGACGCTGCGGGTGGATAGGAACCCCCTGGCCTGCGACTGCCGCCTCCTCTGGGTCCTGCAGCGGCGCAAGACGCTCAACTTCGACGGGCAGCAGCCCATGTGCTCCTCCCCGCCCGAGATCCAGGGCAACGCCCTGCGGGACTTCCCGGACTCGGTGCTCTTCGAGTACTTCACCTGCCAGAAGCCCAAGATCCGGGATCGGAAGCTGCAGCACGTGACGGCGCGGGAGGGCCAGTCCGTGTCCTTCCTGTGCCGGGCAGACGGGGAGCCCGAACCCTCCATCGCCTGGGTGTCCCCCCAGCACCGCATGATCACCACCCGCAGCACGGGCAGGGCCACGGTGCTGCCCGGGGGCACCCTGGAGATCCGCTTCGCCCAGGTGCAGGACAGCGGCACCTACATCTGCATCGCCAGCAACGCCGGCGGCAACGACACCTACTTTGCCACGCTGACGGTGAAGGGGCGCCCGGTCGACGGCGCCCACCGCGCCAACCGCACCCTGTACCTCAGCGACTTCAACGACACCTTCTACAACGACACCCAGGTCTTCTTGAAGTTTACCTTGGACCTCAAGACCATCCTGGTCTCCACAGCCATGGGCTGCATCACCTTCCTGGGCGTGGTgctcttctgcttcctcttgCTCTTCGTGTGGAGCCGCGGCCGGGGGCAGCACAAGAACAACTTCTCCGTGGAGTATTCCTTCCGCAAGGTGGACGGGCCCACCACCACCACGGGCCAGGGAGGGGCCAGGAAGTTCAACATGAAGATGATCTGA
- the LINGO3 gene encoding leucine-rich repeat and immunoglobulin-like domain-containing nogo receptor-interacting protein 3 isoform X2: MLHTMTCWLPVLALHVVLLSPPWVGSCPARCECAPHLKSVVCHRKRLTSIPEGIPTETRILELNKNRIRCLNPGDLSPYPLLEELDFSENIISNVEPGAFSNLFNLQTLRLRGNQLKLIPPGVFTKLTNLTLLDISENKLVILLDYMFQDLRNLKSLEVGDNDLVYISQRAFSGLLGLEQLTIEKCNLTSISAESLSYLQNLEVLRLRHLSISALEDQNFKKLYNLLQLEIDNWPLLEEVSPTSFQGLNLTSLSITYTNITAVPAAALRNLVYLRYLNLSYNPISTVLKGSFKDLIRLQELHIVGALLVSIEPQAFSGLRQIRLLNLSSNFLSTLEESTFHSVNTLETLRVDRNPLACDCRLLWVLQRRKTLNFDGQQPMCSSPPEIQGNALRDFPDSVLFEYFTCQKPKIRDRKLQHVTAREGQSVSFLCRADGEPEPSIAWVSPQHRMITTRSTGRATVLPGGTLEIRFAQVQDSGTYICIASNAGGNDTYFATLTVKGRPVDGAHRANRTLYLSDFNDTFYNDTQVFLKFTLDLKTILVSTAMGCITFLGVVLFCFLLLFVWSRGRGQHKNNFSVEYSFRKVDGPTTTTGQGGARKFNMKMI; encoded by the coding sequence ATGCTCCACACAATGACATGTTGGCTCCcagtcctggccctgcacgTGGTCCTGCTGAGCCCCCCGTGGGTGGGATCCTGCCCCGCCCGCTGCGAGTGCGCCCCGCACCTCAAATCCGTGGTGTGCCACCGCAAGCGCCTCACCTCCATCCCCGAGGGCATCCCCACCGAGACCAGGATCCTGGAGCTCAACAAGAACCGCATCCGCTGCCTCAACCCCGGGGACCTGTCCCCGTACCcgctgctggaggagctggattTCAGCGAGAACATCATCTCCAATGTGGAGCCCGGAGCCTTCAGCAACCTGTTCAACCTGCAGACCCTGCGGCTGCGGGGGAACCAGCTCAAGCTCATCCCCCCTGGGGTCTTCACCAAGCTGACCAACCTCACCCTCCTGGACATCAGCGAGAACAAGCTCGTCATCCTGCTGGACTACATGTTCCAGGACCTGCGGAACCTGAAGAGCCTGGAGGTGGGTGACAACGACCTGGTGTACATCTCCCAGCGCGCCTTCTCGGGGCTACtgggcctggagcagctgaCCATCGAGAAGTGCAACCTGACCTCCATCTCGGCCGAGTCGCTCTCCTACCTCCAGAACCTGGAGGTGCTGCGGCTCCGCCACCTCAGCATCTCTGCGCTGGAGGACCAGAACTTCAAGAAGCTCTACaacctcctgcagctggagattGACAACTGGCCACTGCTGGAAGAGGTCTCCCCCACCAGCTTCCAGGGCCTGAACCTCACCTCGCTCTCCATCACCTACACCAACATCACGGCCGTGCCCGCCGCCGCCTTGAGGAACCTGGTGTACCTGCGGTACCTCAACCTGTCCTACAACCCCATTAGCACTGTGCTGAAGGGCTCCTTTAAGGACCTCATCCggctccaggagctccacatCGTGGGTGCCCTCCTGGTGTCCATAGAGCCGCAGGCTTTCTCTGGCCTGAGACAGATCCGGCTGCTCAACCTCTCCAGCAACTTCCTGTCCACGCTGGAGGAGAGCACCTTCCACTCGGTCAACACACTGGAGACGCTGCGGGTGGATAGGAACCCCCTGGCCTGCGACTGCCGCCTCCTCTGGGTCCTGCAGCGGCGCAAGACGCTCAACTTCGACGGGCAGCAGCCCATGTGCTCCTCCCCGCCCGAGATCCAGGGCAACGCCCTGCGGGACTTCCCGGACTCGGTGCTCTTCGAGTACTTCACCTGCCAGAAGCCCAAGATCCGGGATCGGAAGCTGCAGCACGTGACGGCGCGGGAGGGCCAGTCCGTGTCCTTCCTGTGCCGGGCAGACGGGGAGCCCGAACCCTCCATCGCCTGGGTGTCCCCCCAGCACCGCATGATCACCACCCGCAGCACGGGCAGGGCCACGGTGCTGCCCGGGGGCACCCTGGAGATCCGCTTCGCCCAGGTGCAGGACAGCGGCACCTACATCTGCATCGCCAGCAACGCCGGCGGCAACGACACCTACTTTGCCACGCTGACGGTGAAGGGGCGCCCGGTCGACGGCGCCCACCGCGCCAACCGCACCCTGTACCTCAGCGACTTCAACGACACCTTCTACAACGACACCCAGGTCTTCTTGAAGTTTACCTTGGACCTCAAGACCATCCTGGTCTCCACAGCCATGGGCTGCATCACCTTCCTGGGCGTGGTgctcttctgcttcctcttgCTCTTCGTGTGGAGCCGCGGCCGGGGGCAGCACAAGAACAACTTCTCCGTGGAGTATTCCTTCCGCAAGGTGGACGGGCCCACCACCACCACGGGCCAGGGAGGGGCCAGGAAGTTCAACATGAAGATGATCTGA